In the Arachis ipaensis cultivar K30076 chromosome B10, Araip1.1, whole genome shotgun sequence genome, one interval contains:
- the LOC110268088 gene encoding uncharacterized protein LOC110268088 has product MRTEEREREEFAREKRKQRCPSITAAAKVCGRECRRRRGWSPPSQPPPERARAKGKPHHKAIAAVVMLHRCHFSPSRHYRVSWSPSKEAAASVDLELLQLEPLTGNQLCCLAAAEAFHHHWSCSKPPWLLPRKQNECWKLLLKLPKNTVFPAKGTERMSEPDRVLLPSIGDAKIAAAAGGFEILSCGV; this is encoded by the exons A TGCGAacagaggagagggagagagaggagtTCGCGAGGGAGAAGAGGAAGCAACGCTGCCCTTCCATCACCGCTGCCGCCAAGGTTTGTGGAAGAGAGTGTCGTCGTCGTCGTGGGTGGAGTCCACCGTCCCAGCCGCCACCAGAGAGAGCGCGCGCGAAGGGAAAACCTCACCACAAAGCCATCGCCGCTGTCGTCATGCTCCACCGCTGCCACTTCTCACCAAGCCGTCACTATCGTGTTTCCTGGTCACCATCGAAGGAAGCCGCCGCCAGCGTCGATTTGGAGTTGCTGCAATTAGAACCACTAACGGG GAACCAACTTTGCTGTTTGGCCGCCGCTGAGGCCTTCCACCATCACTGGAGTTGCTCAAAACCACCATGGTTGCTACCCAGGAAACAAAATGAGTGCTGGAAATTGTTATTGAAGCTGCCCAAGAACACTGTGTTTCCTGCCAAGGGGACAGAACGGATGTCAGAACCTGACAGAGTGCTGCTGCCGTCAATCGGAGATGCTAAAATTGCCGCTGCTGCAGGTGGCTTCGAAATACTTAGTTGTGGCGTTTAG